From Vanrija pseudolonga chromosome 1, complete sequence, a single genomic window includes:
- the SmE gene encoding putative small nuclear ribonucleoprotein E: MGGRKVMVQPINILFSFLQKHQRVSIWLFDNTEFRIDAYIIGFDEFMNVVLDEAVEVYDCSAKPGKEVKPPRDLGRILLKGDNITLVQPVQA, encoded by the exons ATGGGTGGTCGCAAGGTGATGGTTCAG CCCATCAACATCCTTTTCTCGTTCTTGCAAAAG CACCAGCGCGTGTCTATCTGGCTGTTTGACAACACCGAGTTCCGCATCGACGCCTACATCATT GGCTTTGACGAGTTCATGAACGTCGTGTTGGACGAGGCTGTCGAGGTGTACGACTGCTCGGCCAAGCCTGGAAAGGAGGTCAAGCCTCCTAGGGATTTGG GACGCATCCTCCTCAAGGGAGACAACATCACCCTCGTCCAGCCCGTCCAGGCATGA
- the THR1 gene encoding Homoserine kinase gives MSSPVKKYKIHVPATTANIGPGFDVCGIALSLSLTVLVTIPTDGKGDAIPVISYTGLDSANVPLSPYKNLLTRVALYVLRSNGVDSFPPGVQIHAHNEIPFGRGLGSSGAAVISGVLLGNLLGNLNLPTSRLLDFALMVERHPDNVTAALVGGFVGSYLKELAPEDLEAATVPLAEVLPEYPPDAGPNWGEHPPKAPYGIGHYVRFGWAPEIKAIAVMPRFELATAKARGVLPNEYSRKDIVFNLQRLAVLTTALSRSPPDPELIYDAMKDKLHQPYRVPLIPGLSEILEKLTYQTYPGLLGICLSGAGPTILALATDNFDTIAKEIERIFGTHNIEVDFKTLTIDTKGSWVEEVAADATI, from the exons atgtcgtcgcccGTGAAGAAGTACAAGATCCACGTCCCGGCCACGACGGCCAACATTGGCCCCGGCTTCGACGTGTGCGGCATCGCCCTCTCGCTCAGCCtcaccgtcctcgtcacGATCCCAACCGACGGCAAGGGAGACGCGATCCCCGTCATCTCGTACACTGGCCTCGACTCGGCCAACGTCCCGCTGTCGCCCTACAAGAACCTGCTCACCCGCGTCGCGCTCTACGTGCTCCGGAGCAACGGCGTCGACTCGTTCCCTCCCGGCGTGCAGATCCACGCGCACAACGAGATCCCCTTCGGCCGCGGTctcggctcgtcgggcgccgccgtcatctcAGGCGTGCTGCTTGGCAACCTCCTGGGTAACCTCAACCTCCCCACctcgcgcctcctcgacttTGCCCTCATGGTCGAGCGCCACCCCGACAACGTGACGgctgcgctcgtcggcggcttTGTCGGCTCGtacctcaaggagctcgcccccgaggacctcgaggccgcgaccgtccccctcgccgaggtgctgcCAGAGTACCCCCCTGACGCTGGACCCAACTGGGGCGAGCACCCTCCCAAGGCGCCCTACGGCATCGGCCACTACGTCCGCTTCGGCTGGGCACCAGAGATCAAGGCGATTGCCGTCATGCCCCGCTTCGAGCTGGCCACTGCCAAGGCTCGTGGCGTTCTCCCCAACGAGTACTCGCGCAAGGACATT GTCTTCAACCTCCAGCGCTTGGCTGTCCTCACCACCgcgctctcgcgctcgcctccCGACCCGGAGCTCATCTACGACGCCATGAAGGACAAGCTCCACCAGCCCTACCGTGTTCCTCTT ATCCCTGGCCTCTCCGAGATTCTCGAGAAGCTCACCTACCAGACGTACCCTGGCCTCCTCGGTATCTGTCTGTCGGGCGCCGGCCCGACCATCCTCGCGCTGGCCACGGACAACTTTGACACCATTGCCAAGGAGATTGAGAGGATATTCGGCACGCACAacatcgaggtcgacttcAAGACTCTCACCATTGACACCAAGGGTAgctgggtcgaggaggttgctgccgacgccaccaTCTAA
- the asaE_18 gene encoding MFS transporter asaE produces MSTATSTAYRDRSAPAAVEDIELKAAGSGAVSPAPSLHSAGSRAASPSPSATPTAGGLDERAFRIRQILICLSSFTLVFTTCGAGFSFGVYQELYQSMSVEPNTPFTGASVAQIDLIGTLGVAFMTIVSPFAIAWTKRFSPRTIVYCGGLLFFLASLAASFCQSTWQFMLTQGFLTGIGTSFSYIPAVTVAPTWYGARRGLALGIITSGSGWGGLVWAPAIEAMNAHVGFRNTLRISGAVGAALVFLSGAVVDWDPVNKARVQAETDRLKSKSRSWIHSLFAVPLVDWKIARTRQFVANLSANAMQAAAYCTPLFFFSAYAKTLGYSSKQGAMFIAVNNVASGVGRIGIGVMADRFGHANMLLLCTAISAVVSVGLWLPSTLTGVTHTSKGLFIAYSMLYGPTASAYVSLFPPVAIEMFGLHNFASVNGFLYMVRGLFILTGTPIAGTLLPHAAASSMALPKQYLGMTAFVAALLFVATAGVLWVRLEVVKKA; encoded by the exons ATGTCCACTGCAACGTCTACTGCGTACCGGGACCGCTctgccccggcggcggttgAAGATATCGAGCTCAAGGCtgctggcagcggcgccgtctcgccggcgccgagcctccactcggctggctcgcgcgccgcctcgccctcaccgTCTGCCACGCCTACCGCTGGTGGGCTTGACGAGCGGGCGTTCAG AATACGACAGATTCTCATTTGCCTCTCGTC CTTCACCCTCGTCTTCACGACCTGCGGCGCGGGCTTCTCGTTCGGCGTCTACCAAGAGCTCTACCAGTCCATGTCGGTAGAGCCCAACACGCCGTTCACGggcgccagcgtcgcgcagatcgacctcatcggcacgctcggcgtggcgttCATGACCATCGTCTCGCCGTTCGCCATCGCGTGGACCAAGCGCTTCTCGCCCCGCACAATAGTGTActgcggcggcctgctgtttttcctcgcgtcgctcgccgcgtccTTCTGCCAGTCGACATGGCAGTTCATGCTCACGCAGGGGTTCCTGACGGGCATTGGTACCTCTTTCAGCTATATCCCGGCCGTGACGGTCGCGCCGACGTGgtacggcgcgcggcgcgggcttgcGCTCGGTATCATCACGTCCGGCTCGGGGTGGGGCGGGCTCGTGTGGGCGCCTGCGATCGAGGCGATGAACGCGCACGTCGGGTTCCGCAACACGCTGCGGATATCCGGAGCCGTTGGCGCGGCTCTTGTCTTCCtcagcggcgccgtggtcgactGGGACCCGGTCAACAAGGCGCGCGTGCAGGCCGAGACGGACCGCCTCAAGTCCAAGTCGCGCTCGTGGATCCACAGCCTGTTCGCTGTCCCGCTTGTCGACTGGAAGATTGCGCGCACGCGCCAGTTTGTCGCCAACTTGTCTGCCAACGCAATGCAGGCCGCCGCGTACTGCACCCCACTGTTCTTTTTCTCGGCGTATGCCAAGACCTTGGGATACTCGTCCAAGCAGGGCGCAATGTTCATCGCGGTCAACAACGTCGCCAGCGGCGTTGGCCGCATCGGCATTGGCGTCATGGCTGATCGATTCGGCCACGCCAACATGCTGTTGCTTTGCACGGCGATTTCAGCCGTCGTCTCGGTCGGCCTCTGGCTCCCCTCGACCCTCACAGGCGTCACGCATACCTCCAAGGGCCTGTTCATCGCCTACTCGATGCTGTATGGCCCCACCGCGTCTGCGTACGTCTCGCTCTTCCCCCCCGTCGCAATCGAAATGTTTGGCCTGCACAACTTTGCGTCCGTCAACGGCTTCCTGTACATGGTCCGCGGGCTCTTCATCCTCACCGGCACGCCCATCGCAGGCACGCTCCTCCCGCACgctgcagccagcagcaTGGCGCTGCCAAAGCAGTACCTGGGCATGACGGCATTCGTCGCTGCGCTCCTGTTCGTTGCCACGGCAGGCGTACTCTGGGTCAGGCTGGAGGTGGTCAAAAAGGCCTAG
- the hmgA_1 gene encoding 3-hydroxy-3-methylglutaryl-coenzyme A reductase: MLRSTVRSVLLALSSFSASNPIEVVTATFIVVTLAYFQLLQAIKGSEIFSLPAPAPPARPVHYVRLAEGLAGAEAAGSAYTAPHASYAHSPILSSGAGEWLPVQSSDFRRALEANALEGGYVWPKESGGNKKGKAAAIVLIKQLTVVREDRDTDDAARDAWRDWVVDDVGVTLHEKTYTYSDLCFDCQRSGKPQLEENPVNPNQAVLTLLLRAPAPDTPTLTYLAQLAKLPSFSAPGSNATLRVLPPSSTGPSWQLLPNMETTGLYNLAEAKANAEDEQNPAVRKVRWVGYALRSLFFRFYTLARNADSADVFVVLLGYLLMHVAFVRLFMNMRKLGSNFWLPFATLISSTFAFLIALLLAYLLNVTIDPIVLSEALPFLVLTVGFDKPFRLASAVFEHPDISPVAASPDVTPIDDVPDEGGLGLDLGLLHRELAPLERLQKLADGKGIRWVAPVAARQIVTDAVGSVGVGIVRDYALEIAVLAMGAASGIGGLREFCYLAALALAVDCVFLFTFYVAILSVMVEVHRIKLVRGNRRAKAALKRSASSGSLLTPLNGAADSSRNSPAKTGSFFSKQAEEVPKVEGQSGDTVWRLKFFVLISFLILHVLNLCTTLTEQTALKRHVSHSIPTPRVDSRTGNLSPILEALYNSQPPNTDMIVQILTPTHVVQTQDGRSASRIESIDNFMSEWSTLVGDPVLSKWIVVVLFISVLLNGYLLKGIASNSIGGQGPVAAAAQALVGVFEAVDQPRRRARSPSTIEKYRAQRAADARQHIPNGTSAHKSRASVTSVNGDGDKTPKHAQSSSHTNGSAKPNGVANGSATNGVTAIPVHVIPPSAPVVPVIAKPVLDKRNSPPSSQSQLAFNSRRSLEECIEVFAGGVGVTNLSDEEVILLVQKGKIAPYSLEKTLKDNDRAVRVRRAVVSRASLTQTLESSLLPMNDYDYQQIIGACCENVIGFMPIPVGVAGPLNIDGQLLHIPMATTEGTLVASTSRGCKALNAGGGVSTVLTQDAMTRGPAIDFPTIKMAADAKVWIDSEEGFQTLSTAFNSTSRFARLQHFKTALAGRTLYVRFATSTGDAMGMNMISKGTEKALEVLQHRYPEMDVLALSGNYCTDKKPAAINWIEGRGKSVVAEGIVPGHVVKTVLKTTVKELCNLNMKKNLIGSAMAGSIGGFNAHASNILTAIYLACGQDPAQNVESSMCMTLMEPINNGEDLLITCSMPSIEVGTVGGGTILSPQRAMLEMLGIAGAHPTSPGANAQRLARIIVAAVMAGELSLMSALAAGHLIQAHMKHNRSVPATPGAMTPFGGMTPALREQSLIQNHLGLSPKIRLSPTKLVQSHQPPQ; the protein is encoded by the exons ATGCTCCGCTCGACCGTCCGCTCGGTGCTTCTGGCGCTCTCGTCATTCAGCGCCAGCAACCCCATCGAGGTTGTGACCGCGACCTTCATCGTCGTCACCCTTGCCTACTTTCAGCTCCTGCAGGCTATCAAGGGCTCTGAAAT CTTCTCACTACccgccccagcaccacccgcGCGACCCGTGCACTATGTTCGTCTGGCAGAAGgtcttgccggcgccgaggctgctggcTCAGCCTACACTGCCCCTCATGCTTCCTATGCCCACTCTCCGATCTTGAGCTCTGGCGCTGGCGAATGGCTCCCTGTCCAGTCCTCCGACTTCCGCCGCGCACTCGAGGccaacgcgctcgagggcggctaCGTCTGGCCAAAGGAGAGCGGCGGAaacaagaagggcaaggccgccgccatcgtcctcatcaAGCAGTTGACTGTCGTCCGCGAGGACAGggacacggacgacgcgGCCCGCGACGCCTGGCGCGACtgggtcgtcgacgacgtcggagTGACTCTGCACGAGAAGACGTACACCTACTCCGACCTGTGCTTTGACTGTCAGCGCAGCGGCAAGccccagctcgaggagaacCCCGTCAACCCCAACCAGGCGGTCCTCACCCTCCTGCTCCGTGCCCCCGCTCCCGACACCCCGACCCTCACTTACCttgcccagctcgccaagctccccAGCTTCTCGGCGCCAGGCAGCAATGCCACCCTCCGTGTTCTGCCTCCCTCGTCGACCGGTCCCAGCTGGCAGCTCCTCCCCAACATGGAGACGACGGGTCTGTACAaccttgccgaggccaaggccaacgccgaggacgagcagaaCCCCGCAGTCCGCAAGGTCCGCTGGGTCGGCTACGCGCTGCGATCTCTTTTCTTTCGCTTCTACACTCTTGCCAGG AACGCCGACTCGGCAGACGTCTTTGTTGTCCTGCTGGGCTACCTGCTCATGCACGTCGCCTTTGTGCGCCTGTTCATGAACATGCGCAAGCTCGGCTCCAACTTTTGGCTTC CTTTCGCTACCCTGATCTCTTCCACCTTTGCCTTCCTgatcgccctcctcctcgcctacCTCCTCAACGTTACAATCGACCCCATCGTCCTTTCCGAGGCGCTGCCGTTCCTGGTCCTCACTGTGGGCTTTGACAAGCCCTTCCGtctcgccagcgccgtgtTTGAGCACCCCGATATCtcgccggtggcggcgtccCCGGACGTGACCCCGATTGACGACGTGCCGGACGAGGGCggactcggcctcgacctcggcctcctccaccgCGAGCTGGCTCCCCTCGAGCGTCTCCAGAAGctggccgacggcaagggtATCCGCTGGGTCGCCCCAGTTGCCGCCCGTCAGATTGTCACCGACGCTGTCGGCTCTGTTGGTGTTGGCATCGTCCGCGACTACGCCCTTGAAatcgccgtcctcgccatgggtgccgccagcggcatcggcggcctCCGCGAGTTCTGCTACCTTGCTgctcttgcccttgccgtcgactGCGTCTTCCTCTTCACCTTCTACGTTGCCATCCTTTCCGTCATGGTCGAGGTCCACCGTATCAAGCTTGTCCGCGGCAACCGCCGCGCCAAGGCTGCGCTTAAGCGCAGTGCTTCGTCAGGATCGCTCCTTACCCCTCTgaacggcgccgccgactcgtcgcgcAACTCGCCCGCCAAGACTGGCTCGTTCTTCtccaagcaggccgaggaggtgccCAAGGTTGAGGGCCAGTCAGGTGACACTGTGTGGCGCCTCAAGTTCTTTGTTCTCATCTCGTTCCTCATCCTGCACGTCCTCAACCTCTGCACGACCTTGACCGAGCAGACGGCCCTCAAGCGTCACGTCTCCCACTCGATTCCAACTCCTCGTGTTGACTCGCGCACTGGCAACTTGTCGCCgatcctcgaggcgctgtaCAACTCGCAGCCGCCCAACACGGACATGATCGTCCAGATCCTCACGCCAACGCACGTTGTTCAGACCCAGGACGgtcgctccgcctcgcgtATCGAGTCCATCGACAACTTCATGTCCGAGTGGTCGACTCTTGTTGGTGACCCGGTGCTTTCCAAGTGGATTGTTGTCGTTCTCTTCATCAGCGTTCTGCTCAACGGCTACCTGCTCAAGGGTATCGCGTCCAACTCGATTGGTGGCCAGGGccccgtcgctgctgccgcccaggctctcgtcggcgtctttGAGGCTGTTGACCagccccgtcgccgcgcccgctcgccctccacCATTGAGAAGTACCGCGCTcagcgtgccgccgacgcccgccagCACATTCCCaacggcacgagcgcgcaCAAGTCTCGCGCTTCGGTCACGTCAGTTAACGGTGATGGTGACAAGACACCCAAGCACGCTCAGTCGTCAAGCCACACCAACGGCTCGGCCAAGCCTAACGGCGTGGCCAACGGCTCCGCTACCAACGGCGTCACTGCTATCCCCGTCCACGTTATTCCTCCCTCGGCCCCTGTCGTCCCTGTTATTGCCAAGCCCGTCCTCGACAAGCGCAACTCGCCCCCTTCGTCGCAGTCCCAGCTTGCGTTCAAcagccgccgctcgctcgaggaGTGCATCGAGGTCTttgctggcggcgtcggtgtcacCAACCTgtccgacgaggaggtcatTCTTCTGGTTCAGAAGGGCAAGATTGCTCCGTACTCGCTCGAGAAGACTCTCAAGGACAACGACCGAGCTGTTCGCGTTCGCCGCGCTGTCGTCTCTCGCGCCTCGCTCACTCAGACCCTCGAATCTTCGCTCCTGCCCATGAACGACTACGACTACCAGCAGATCATTGGCGCCTGCTGCGAGAACGTCATTGGCTTCATGCCCATCCCTGTGGGTGTTGCCGGACCTCTCAACATCGACGGCCAGCTCCTCCACATCCCCATGGCCACTACCGAGGGCACGCTCGttgcctcgacctcgcgtgGTTGCAAGGCCCTTAacgctggcggtggtgtcTCGACTGTTCTCACCCAGGATGCCATGACCCGTGGTCCGGCTATCGACTTCCCCACCATCAAGatggccgccgacgccaaggttTGGATTGACTCGGAGGAGGGTTTCCAGACGCTGTCGACTGCGTTcaactcgacctcgcgcttTGCCCGTCTCCAGCACTTCAAGACTGCCCTCGCTGGCCGCACGCTCTACGTCCGCTTCGCCACCTCGACTGGTGACGCCATGGGCATGAACATGATCTCCAAGGGTACCGAGAAGGCCCTCGAGGTTCTCCAGCACCGCTACCCCGAGATGGACGTTCTCGCTCTGTCGGGCAACTACTGCACGGACAAGAAGCCTGCTGCTATCAACTGGATCGAGGGTCGTGGCAAGAGcgttgtcgccgagggcattGTTCCCGGTCACGTTGTCAAGACTGTGCTCAAGACGACTGTCAAGGAGCTCTGCAACCTGAACATGAAGAAGAACCTCATTGGCTCGGCGATGGCCGGTTCGATTGGTGGCTTCAACGCGCACGCCTCCAACATTCTCACCGCCATCTACCTTGCCTGTGGACAGGACCCGGCCCAGAACGTCGAGTCGTCGATGTGCATGACCCTCATGGAGCCGATCAACAACGGCGAGGACCTGCTCATCACCTGCTCGATGCCCTCGATCGAGGTCGGCACTGTCGGTGGCGGAACCATCCTTTCGCCCCAACGCGCCATGCTCGAGATGCTCGGTATTGCTGGCGCGCACCCCACCAGCCCTGGTGCCAACGCCCAGCGCCTTGCCCGCATCATTGTGGCCGCCGTCATGGCTGGCGAGCTGTCGCTCATGtctgcgctcgctgccggtCACCTGATCCAGGCGCACATGAAGCACAACCGCTCGGTGCCGGCTACGCCCGGAGCCATGACGCCGTTTGGTGGTATGACGCCTGCTCTGCGCGAACAGAGCTTGATCCAGAACCACCTGGGCTTGTCGCCCAAAATCAGATTGTCGCCGACCAAGCTGGTACAGAGTCATCAGCCGCCGCAatga
- the priA_21 gene encoding Protein priA produces MTILFAIATILLLKLVNAYEIEYVWPGPENKLTRPPSPNAWPYACFWPCWQQSAAQVGCDPYDKVCTCNGTPTWTDSAFWQAQSACLSAAPFPCPLSTGRTAYSGVCTPGNYLIRPASSSSDSPTLTSGPTDSPTNTAAPTTTTSVDAVPTAARRRMGLDLLARACEPGFTACKANRGTVKNPFQLPMAGDAYVAYSCIDTQSDLESCGGCPGEDGVDCSAIRGAVSAACVRGRCVVKKCERRFRLRHGECL; encoded by the exons ATGACCATCCTCTTCGCTATCGCGACCATCCTGCTGCTGAAACTAGTAAACGCATATGAAATAGAGTACGTCTGGCCTGGCCCGGAGAACAAGCtgacccgcccgcccagtccCAACGCCTGGCCGTACGCGTGCTTCTGGCCGTGCTGGCAGCAGTCGGCGGCACAGGTAGGCTGCGACCCGTACGACAAGGTGTGCACGTGCAACGGGACGCCGACGTGGACAGACTCTGCGTTCTGGCAGGCCCAATCGGCGTGTCTCTCCGCGGC CCCCTTCCCCTGCCCCTTGAGCACCGGGCGCACGGCGTACAGCGGGGTGTGCACGCCCGGCAACTATCTGATTCGCCCAGCGTCAAGCTCGTCCGACAGCCCCACGTTGACCTCGGGCCCGACCGACTCGCCGACGAACACCGCggccccgacgacgaccactagcgtcgacgccgtgcccaccgccgctcgCAGGCGCATGGGGCTCGACCTGCTTGCCCGCGCGTGCGAGCCAGGCTTCACGGCGTGCAAGGCCAACCGCGGCACAGTGAAGAACCCGTTCCAGCTCCCCATGGCCGGGGACGCATACGTCGCGTACTCGTGCATCGACACCCAGAGCGACTTGGAGTCGTGTGGCGGGTGTCCCGGCGaagacggcgtcgactgcTCCGCTATCCGtggcgccgtgtcggcggcctgcgTCCGCGGGCGGTGTGTCGTGAAGAAGTGCGAGCGGCGGTTCAGGCTGCGCCATGGCGAGTGCTTGTGA
- the SAT17_2 gene encoding Taurine hydroxylase-like protein SAT17, with protein sequence MTAAVASPVDPIAKLGVSYNRLALGTAAESIKKRDITDEEKKAKLFDTSYEPSPEWWSQNQLDYVRPEGEDLLPEGFPAHVNPKTLWDGKILINQPEKWLYKFTPADIQLIEAAHDHFVGLKVHKNEISRATFPIPAESALHAELLNVTEEINHGLGLRVLRGLPVDKWAREKQVIIFAGISAYLGDGERQRQGDKNITHLRDITQLPADIRPAIVVKGQTSGNQVFHTDGAASIVGLITLGVAETGGISQLSSIAAAYNELANNRRDILRTIAQKDWVTRYSPGGRPLVYTLDEGKNVSFAYSRRPFFGFYEADADVPKLAEDKHLALDALHFTAEKFSLDIDLQKGDLEYFNNHTVFHSRTSSEDSDENQRHLLRIYITNRAQEVPAPLVPLFDKVNDKNGPAFDKWPLEAWEDEY encoded by the exons atGACCGCCGCTGTCGCATCCCCCGTCGACCCcatcgccaagctcggcgtctCGTAcaaccgcctcgcgctcggcactgccgccgagtcgatcAAGAAGCGCGAcatcaccgacgaggagaagaag GCAAAGCTCTTCGACACCTCGTACGAGCCTTCCCCCGAGTGGTGGTCGCAGAACCAGCTCGACTACGTGCgccccgagggcgaggacctgCTGCCTGAGGGCTTCCCCGCGCACGTCAACCCCAAGACGCTTTGGGACGGCAAGATTCTGATCAACCAGC CCGAGAAGTGGTTGTACAAGTTCACGCCGGCCGACATTCAGCTCATCGAGGCCGCCCATGACCACTTTGTTGGGCTCAAGGTGCACAAGAACGAGatctcgcgcgcgaccttccccatccccgccgagtcggcgctgcacgccgagctcctcaacGTGACCGAGGAGATCAACCACGGCCTCGGGCTGCGCGTGCTCCGTGGACTGCCTGTGGACAAGTGGGCGCGCGAGAAGCAGGTCATCATCTTTGCCGGCATCTCGGcgtacctcggcgacggggagcgccagcgccagggCGACAAGAACATCACGCACCTGCGCGACATTACGCAGCTGCCGGCCGACATCCGCCCCGCGATCGTGGTCAAGGGCCAGACGTCTGGCAACCAGGTGTTCCACACGGACGGCGCTGCGTCCATCGTCGGCCTGAtcacgctcggcgtcgccgagacgggcggcATCTCGCAGCTCTCGTCGATCGCGGCCGCGTACAACGAGCTCGCGAACAACCGCCGCGACATCCTCCGCACCATCGCGCAGAAGGACTGGGTCACGCGCTACTCGCCCGGCGGCCGCCCGCTCGTgtacacgctcgacgagggcaagaacGTGTCGTTCGCGTACTCGCGCCGTCCCTTCTTCGGGTTctacgaggccgacgccgacgtgcccaAGCTCGCAGAGGACAAgcacctcgctctcgacgcgctccactTCACCGCCGAGAAGTTCTCGCTCGACATCGACCTCCAGAAGGGCGACCTCGAGTACTTTAACAACCACACCGTGTTCCactcgcgcacgtcgtccgaggactcggacgagaaccagcgccacctcctccgcatCTACATCACCAACCGCGCCCAGGAGGTGCCCGCGCCGCTTGTGCCCCTGTTCGACAAGGTCAACGACAAGAACGGACCCGCATTCGACAAGTGGCCTCTCGAGGCCTGGGAGGACGAGTACTAG
- the andM_1 gene encoding Non-reducing polyketide synthase andM, protein MGSWASKPDEADQEPPRGAGSNDASSSAAPDPPLARTTSRPGDLLNPLPECPPGFTEHIYKRAHGVDVPLRIWPAPASYTPAPWVFWVHGGSYIGGKWSIPTANVSVGFAARGYHVVSVGHRLTPHVGVSEVIEDLVDAYVWLRANLPSILGNDKVSLDDSVIYGGSAGATLAFNTAESPRVRAHPPRALVFLYGGVDLTDKWYHTPQDIPLPPYLLPHEADESDLEAWVMDRDARKAITQNPWDDEVPPKASLASLRRHLGIPDYEVTREVLFRIDAATYLTKKRRITATFVRKERFPDPVEWHAELARWSPLFIADTLDTFPPTYIMQGEADEYVPLYEPKKLAHKLRERGWEVVEKYAPGGRHCFDWAYTSPEQEGWKDYIDPLLDFVDEKTGRRGRAGQEAAAA, encoded by the exons ATGGGATCGTGGGCCTCGAAACCAGACGAGGCAGATCAAGAGCCCCCAAGAGGCGCCGGCAGCAAtgacgccagcagcagcgccgccccggaccctcccctcgcccgaACCACCTCCCGCCCCGGTGATCTCCTCAACCCTCTCCCCGAGTGCCCGCCAGGCTTCACAGAACACATCTAcaagcgcgcgcacggcgtcgacgtgccaCTACGCATCTGgcctgcgccggcgagctATACCCCCGCGCCCTGGGTGTTCTGGGTACATGGCG GCTCGTACATCGGCGGCAAGTGGTCCATACCCACCGCCAACGTGAGCGTCGGGTTCGCGGCGCGGGGGTATCACGTCGTGTCGGTCGGGCACCGGCTCACGCCGCATGTCGGCGTGTCCGAGGTGATCGAGGACTTGGTGGACGCGTACGTGTGGCTTCGGGCCAACTTGCCGAGCATCCTCGGCAACGACAAGGTGTCGCTGGACGACAGCGTGATctacggcggcagcgccggcgcgacgctAGCGTTCAACACCGCTGAGTCGCCACGCGTCCGGGcccacccgccgcgcgcgctcgtgttTCTCTACGGCGGAGTGGACCTCACCGACAAGTGGTACCACACCCCGCAGGACATTCCCTTGCCGCCGTACCTCCTCCCgcacgaggcggacgagTCGGACCTCGAGGCGTGGGTCATGGACCGGgacgcgcgcaaggccaTCACCCAGAACCcgtgggacgacgaggtgcccCCCAAGGCTAGTCTGgcgtcgctgcgccgccacctcggaATACCGGACTACGAAGTGACCCGCGAGGTCCTGTTCCGTATCGACGCAGCGACGTACCTCACCAAGAAGCGGCGCATCACGGCGACGTTTGTGCGCAAGGAGCGCTTCCCGGACCCTGTGGAAtggcacgccgagctggcaAGGTGGAGCCCGCTGTtcatcgccgacacgctcgacacCTTCCCGCCAACGTACATCATGCAGGGGGAAGCCGACGAGTACGTGCCCCTGTATGAGCCGAAGAAGCTCGCGCACAAactgcgcgagcgcggctgGGAGGTTGTGGAGAAGTACGCcccgggcgggcggcactGCTTCGACTGGGCTTACACTTCCCCTGAGCAGGAGGGGTGGAAGGACTATATCGACCCGCTGCTGGATTTCGTCGACGAGAAGACCGGGAGAAGAGGAAGGGCAGggcaggaggcggcggcggcgtag